One Acinetobacter colistiniresistens DNA segment encodes these proteins:
- the nfsB gene encoding oxygen-insensitive NAD(P)H nitroreductase, with protein sequence MDTLATAKTRYATKAYDAEKKIPQAQFEKLLEVLRFSPSSVNIQPWHFLVAESDEAKQRIASALTGNYVYNAAKVLNSSHTLVFCTRTDISAEYLEQLLQQDDLSGRFKDEAAKQGQRDTRHGYVEFYRNELKNLPAWMENQTYLALGQLLFAAGLEGIDATPMEGFDRTLIDQEFGLTEKGLKASVVVALGYRSETDFNAKLPKSRLPDEVVFTRL encoded by the coding sequence ATGGATACTTTAGCTACAGCAAAAACACGTTATGCCACAAAAGCTTATGATGCAGAAAAAAAGATCCCCCAAGCCCAGTTTGAGAAACTGTTAGAAGTATTACGTTTTAGCCCTTCCTCAGTCAATATTCAACCGTGGCACTTCTTGGTTGCAGAATCTGACGAGGCAAAGCAGCGTATCGCATCGGCATTGACAGGCAATTATGTGTATAACGCAGCCAAAGTTCTCAACTCTTCACATACGCTTGTATTTTGTACCCGTACAGATATTTCAGCTGAATACCTAGAGCAACTCTTACAACAAGATGATCTCAGTGGTCGCTTTAAAGATGAAGCAGCCAAACAAGGCCAACGAGATACCCGTCATGGCTATGTTGAATTCTATCGCAATGAACTCAAAAATCTTCCCGCATGGATGGAAAACCAGACCTATCTTGCACTCGGACAATTATTGTTTGCAGCAGGCTTAGAAGGCATTGATGCGACTCCAATGGAAGGATTTGACCGAACACTGATTGATCAAGAATTCGGATTAACTGAAAAAGGGCTAAAAGCCTCTGTAGTTGTTGCTTTAGGTTATCGCAGTGAAACAGACTTCAATGCCAAATTGCCTAAATCACGACTCCCAGATGAAGTGGTTTTTACTCGTCTATAA
- a CDS encoding TetR/AcrR family transcriptional regulator: MTSKRLSKEERRQQLLQVARSIIRTQGVEALTLGYLAEQAGITKPITYRHFIDREGLLISIYQEFDHKQTAELNRSLAAEAKTLQQTIHIFCEAYLSCFISTGPEVGLVIAALSGSDILQNYFQQCQQKFTEIFKQSMRPFIQLDGKEGEAIVIAIMGLIETVSTAASKNQIDALTAQQVMENSLLVILQDYSAT; this comes from the coding sequence ATGACTAGTAAGAGACTGAGTAAAGAAGAGCGTAGACAACAGTTGTTGCAGGTGGCCCGTTCAATTATTCGCACTCAGGGTGTAGAAGCCCTAACTCTGGGATATTTAGCAGAGCAAGCTGGTATTACTAAGCCAATTACATATCGACACTTTATCGACCGTGAAGGTTTATTGATTTCGATTTATCAAGAGTTTGATCATAAACAGACTGCTGAGCTTAATCGGTCTTTAGCTGCCGAAGCAAAAACCTTACAGCAAACTATTCATATTTTTTGCGAAGCCTATTTAAGTTGTTTTATTTCAACGGGTCCAGAGGTTGGATTGGTGATTGCTGCTTTGTCTGGTAGTGATATCTTGCAAAACTATTTTCAGCAATGTCAGCAAAAATTCACAGAAATTTTTAAACAAAGCATGCGTCCATTTATTCAATTGGATGGAAAAGAGGGTGAGGCGATCGTGATCGCGATCATGGGTCTGATTGAAACGGTATCGACAGCAGCAAGTAAAAATCAAATTGATGCACTGACTGCACAACAGGTGATGGAAAATTCACTTTTAGTTATTTTACAAGATTATTCAGCGACCTAA
- the hfq gene encoding RNA chaperone Hfq, with protein MSKGQTLQDPFLNSLRKERIPVSIFLVNGIKLQGHIESFDQYVVLLKNTVSQMVYKHAISTVVPARNPRPAGAQGAAGGFPAQGAAGGFGGQGSTGGFGGQGGFGGQGGGFGGQGGFGGQGGFGGQGGFGGQGGGFGGQGGFGGQGGFGHQGGFDGETKFEDGQEDENNR; from the coding sequence ATGTCTAAAGGTCAAACTTTACAAGATCCGTTCTTAAATTCTCTCCGTAAAGAACGTATTCCAGTTTCTATTTTCCTTGTAAACGGTATCAAATTGCAGGGTCATATTGAGTCATTTGACCAATATGTTGTTTTATTAAAAAACACTGTAAGTCAAATGGTTTATAAACACGCAATTTCTACAGTTGTTCCTGCGCGTAATCCACGCCCAGCTGGTGCTCAAGGTGCTGCAGGTGGCTTCCCAGCTCAAGGTGCAGCAGGCGGCTTTGGCGGTCAAGGTTCTACTGGTGGCTTCGGTGGTCAAGGTGGCTTTGGTGGTCAAGGTGGCGGCTTCGGTGGTCAAGGTGGTTTCGGTGGTCAAGGTGGCTTCGGCGGTCAAGGTGGCTTCGGCGGTCAAGGTGGTGGCTTCGGTGGTCAAGGTGGCTTCGGTGGTCAAGGTGGCTTTGGTCATCAAGGTGGCTTCGACGGCGAAACTAAATTTGAAGATGGTCAAGAAGACGAAAATAATCGTTAA
- a CDS encoding NAD(P)H-dependent oxidoreductase, with amino-acid sequence MSNSNKLQHALIVITHPDTRSLSHQIAQHIFRDLTEKGISVEIADLYKEGFQAVMTLSDIEAYRGRQALDADVQFEQARFDRADIVYFIFPVYWWSVPAFLKGWIERVFSQDWAYKYDEQGNLLGILKNIPVKLIGTATGTQSGYDRHGYTQAIHKQIVEGIFAYCGIDDVQTSMLFKADFIQADDLKAFFEELDQTVLSQSQINTNA; translated from the coding sequence ATGTCTAATTCAAATAAACTCCAGCATGCTTTGATTGTCATAACACATCCAGATACACGATCACTTTCTCATCAGATTGCACAGCATATTTTCCGTGATTTAACAGAAAAGGGAATTTCAGTAGAAATTGCTGATTTATATAAGGAAGGCTTTCAAGCTGTGATGACGCTTTCTGATATTGAAGCTTATCGTGGTCGTCAAGCTTTGGATGCCGATGTTCAATTTGAACAAGCGCGCTTTGATCGTGCAGATATTGTCTATTTTATTTTTCCTGTGTATTGGTGGTCAGTTCCTGCTTTCTTAAAGGGCTGGATTGAACGTGTATTTAGTCAGGACTGGGCCTATAAATACGATGAACAGGGGAATCTATTGGGGATTCTAAAAAATATTCCAGTCAAATTGATAGGGACGGCAACAGGAACGCAATCTGGATACGATCGGCATGGTTATACACAAGCGATTCATAAACAAATCGTAGAAGGTATTTTTGCCTATTGTGGGATTGATGATGTTCAGACATCAATGCTGTTTAAAGCAGATTTTATTCAGGCCGATGATCTGAAGGCCTTCTTTGAAGAATTAGACCAGACTGTTTTAAGTCAATCTCAAATCAATACGAATGCGTAA
- a CDS encoding EamA family transporter: MEMIVAAACCSVLVSILLKYLKAKGFDVFQMIAWNYLSASLLCFYWFKPDITHISLNNTPWWLILILAVLLPSIFLCLAKSLQFAGILKTEIAQRLAVILSLLAAYFIFGEQFSQLKLIGVALGIIAILAIIIGQATEQASKGINLKSALFLLSVWAGYAAVDVLLKYSSSLGLQFAVTLNLTFIVAFVFSIAYIAITQPNWQPKNIFMGLFLGVLNFANIALYVKAHMMFKETPAIVFAGMNILVVVLGVLSGVVVFKERLKAYTWIGLICGVVAVLCLAKAMM, encoded by the coding sequence ATGGAAATGATTGTTGCTGCGGCATGTTGTAGTGTACTTGTCTCGATCTTGCTGAAATATTTGAAAGCGAAAGGATTTGATGTTTTTCAAATGATCGCGTGGAATTATTTGAGCGCCAGTCTTTTATGTTTTTATTGGTTTAAACCTGATATCACGCATATATCTTTAAATAATACCCCATGGTGGTTGATCCTTATTCTTGCGGTGTTATTGCCCAGTATATTTTTATGTTTAGCCAAATCTTTGCAATTTGCAGGCATCCTCAAAACTGAAATTGCGCAACGCTTAGCCGTGATACTGTCGTTATTAGCGGCCTATTTTATTTTTGGCGAACAGTTTAGCCAGTTAAAATTAATAGGTGTAGCACTCGGGATTATTGCGATTTTAGCGATCATTATTGGACAGGCCACAGAGCAAGCAAGTAAAGGCATAAATTTAAAATCAGCCTTGTTTTTGTTGAGTGTCTGGGCCGGTTATGCTGCAGTTGATGTACTACTCAAATATAGCAGTAGCTTAGGTTTGCAGTTCGCAGTCACACTGAATTTAACATTTATTGTGGCTTTCGTTTTTTCGATTGCGTATATCGCAATTACTCAGCCGAACTGGCAGCCTAAAAACATTTTTATGGGTTTGTTTTTGGGTGTGCTAAATTTCGCCAATATCGCTTTATATGTCAAGGCCCATATGATGTTTAAAGAAACCCCAGCGATTGTTTTTGCTGGTATGAATATTCTTGTCGTGGTACTTGGCGTGCTTAGTGGCGTAGTAGTATTTAAAGAACGCTTAAAAGCCTATACATGGATTGGATTGATCTGTGGTGTGGTTGCTGTCCTGTGTTTAGCCAAAGCAATGATGTAA